In one Streptomyces venezuelae genomic region, the following are encoded:
- a CDS encoding DedA family protein, whose protein sequence is MTTLALGPSWLDPDYLLNQFGLWGLLVIVFAESGLLIGFFLPGDSLLFTTGLLITTNKLDTPLWLACLLICVAAILGDQAGYLFGKKVGPSLFNRPDSKLFKQENVVKAHDFFEKYGPKSLVLARFVPIVRTFTPIIAGVSGMRYRSFITFNIIGGVMWGAGVTLLGAWLGNIEFVHKNIEAILILIVLVSVVPIAIEFLRARSKSKKAASVEGAGAPGTPPGQQRGRHAKR, encoded by the coding sequence GTGACGACGCTTGCGCTCGGACCAAGCTGGTTGGATCCGGATTACCTGCTCAACCAGTTCGGCCTCTGGGGCCTGCTGGTGATCGTCTTCGCCGAGTCGGGCCTGCTCATCGGCTTCTTCCTGCCCGGTGACTCGCTGCTGTTCACCACGGGTCTGCTGATCACCACGAACAAGCTGGACACCCCGCTGTGGCTGGCCTGCCTGCTGATCTGCGTGGCCGCGATCCTCGGTGACCAGGCGGGCTATCTGTTCGGCAAGAAGGTCGGCCCCTCGCTCTTCAACCGCCCGGACTCCAAGCTCTTCAAGCAGGAGAACGTGGTCAAGGCCCACGACTTCTTCGAGAAGTACGGCCCGAAGTCCCTGGTCCTGGCCCGCTTCGTGCCGATCGTGCGCACCTTCACGCCGATCATCGCCGGCGTCTCCGGCATGCGGTACCGCTCGTTCATCACGTTCAACATCATCGGCGGCGTCATGTGGGGCGCGGGCGTCACGCTGCTCGGCGCCTGGCTCGGCAACATCGAGTTCGTGCACAAGAACATCGAGGCGATCCTCATCCTGATCGTCCTCGTCTCGGTGGTGCCGATCGCCATCGAGTTCCTGCGGGCGCGCAGCAAGTCCAAGAAGGCCGCGTCCGTCGAGGGCGCGGGCGCCCCGGGCACGCCCCCCGGCCAGCAGCGCGGCCGCCACGCCAAGCGCTGA
- a CDS encoding MerR family transcriptional regulator, whose amino-acid sequence MSYSVGQVAAFAGVTVRTLHHYDEIGLLVPGGRSHAGHRRYSDDDLDRLQQILFYRELGFPLDEVAALLDDPDTDPRDHLRRQHDLLTARIHRLQEMAAAVETAMEAKKMGINLTPEEKFEVFGDHDPDQYADEVEQRWGDTEAYRESQRKAATYTKDDWKRINDEFNAVHARVGELLGRGVPADSEEAMDAAEEHRLFITANHYTCSHEMHTCLGEMYVADERFTAFYEAIRPGLAEYLRDAILANAARNG is encoded by the coding sequence ATGAGCTACTCCGTGGGACAGGTCGCCGCATTCGCCGGAGTGACCGTGCGCACGCTGCACCACTACGACGAGATCGGCCTGCTCGTGCCCGGCGGGCGCAGCCACGCGGGTCACCGGCGCTACAGCGACGACGACCTCGACCGGCTCCAGCAGATTCTGTTCTACAGAGAGCTCGGCTTCCCCCTCGACGAGGTGGCGGCCCTCCTGGACGACCCGGACACGGACCCGCGGGACCACCTGCGCCGCCAGCACGACCTGCTGACCGCGCGGATCCACCGGCTCCAGGAGATGGCCGCCGCCGTCGAGACCGCCATGGAGGCGAAGAAGATGGGCATCAACCTCACGCCCGAGGAGAAGTTCGAGGTCTTCGGAGACCACGATCCCGACCAGTACGCGGACGAGGTCGAGCAGCGCTGGGGCGACACGGAGGCCTACCGCGAGTCGCAGCGCAAGGCCGCCACGTACACAAAGGACGACTGGAAGCGGATCAACGACGAGTTCAACGCGGTCCACGCGCGCGTGGGCGAGCTGCTCGGCCGCGGCGTGCCCGCGGACTCCGAGGAGGCCATGGACGCCGCGGAGGAGCACCGCCTCTTCATCACGGCGAACCACTACACCTGCTCGCACGAGATGCACACCTGTCTCGGTGAGATGTACGTGGCCGACGAGCGCTTCACGGCCTTCTACGAAGCCATCAGGCCCGGCCTCGCGGAGTACCTGCGGGACGCGATCCTCGCGAACGCGGCACGCAACGGGTGA
- a CDS encoding ABC transporter permease yields MTRRELAHWARQPVQVLVGLVFPVMLLLMFAYLIGGGKGIAGEYAGFLVPGMFALTMVFGLDATMVAVTQDLNKGVIDRFRSMPMANGAVLVGRSVADMLQSFVSLLVMMGVGLAIGWRWHGSFGAAVGAVGLLLMLRFAMLWLGIQLAMVAGRPELVATVQILVWPVGFLSNAFTVPENMPGWLGALVEWNPLSATATAVRDLFGNDPGVAGTSWAAEHAGLLAVLWPVVLVGVFLPLAVRRFTALSR; encoded by the coding sequence ATGACGCGGCGCGAACTCGCCCACTGGGCGCGGCAGCCCGTGCAGGTCCTGGTGGGTCTCGTCTTCCCGGTGATGCTGCTGCTGATGTTCGCCTACCTGATCGGTGGCGGGAAGGGCATCGCGGGGGAGTACGCCGGGTTCCTCGTGCCCGGCATGTTCGCGCTGACGATGGTCTTCGGGCTCGACGCGACGATGGTCGCGGTCACCCAGGACCTCAACAAGGGCGTGATCGACCGGTTCCGCTCCATGCCCATGGCCAACGGCGCCGTCCTGGTGGGGCGTTCGGTCGCCGACATGCTCCAGTCGTTCGTCTCGCTCCTGGTCATGATGGGGGTCGGGCTCGCGATCGGCTGGCGCTGGCACGGCTCGTTCGGGGCGGCCGTCGGGGCGGTCGGGCTGCTTCTGATGCTGCGGTTCGCGATGCTGTGGCTCGGGATTCAGCTGGCGATGGTCGCGGGCAGGCCGGAGCTGGTGGCGACCGTGCAGATCCTGGTGTGGCCGGTCGGGTTCCTCTCCAACGCCTTCACGGTCCCGGAGAACATGCCGGGCTGGCTGGGCGCCCTCGTCGAGTGGAACCCGCTCTCGGCGACGGCCACGGCCGTCCGTGACCTCTTCGGCAACGACCCGGGGGTGGCCGGCACGTCCTGGGCCGCGGAACACGCGGGGCTCCTGGCGGTGCTGTGGCCGGTGGTGCTCGTGGGGGTATTCCTTCCGTTGGCGGTCCGGAGGTTCACGGCGCTGAGCAGGTAG
- a CDS encoding ATP-binding cassette domain-containing protein, producing MTDAIVVEGAHKTYGRTSKGAGKKALNGLDLRVERGTVHGVLGPNGAGKTTAVRMLATLLRADEGRVEVAGHDARRRPDEVRRRIGLLGQHAAVDEELSGRQNLDMFGRLHHLGARHARVRADELLERFGLADTGRKAVKQYSGGMRRRLDLAASLVTDPEVLFLDEPTTGLDPRGRAEVWDSVRSLVGGGTTVLLTTQYLEEADQLAHRMSVIDGGRVVAQGTADDLKAELGGDRIDVVVRDATQLARAAAVLPPGATVDADRRMASAPVTDRMEALTAVVRGLRDAGIDAEDVALRRPTLDEVFLSLTERTKESV from the coding sequence ATGACGGACGCGATCGTCGTCGAGGGCGCGCACAAGACGTACGGGCGGACATCGAAGGGGGCGGGGAAGAAGGCGCTGAACGGCCTCGACCTGCGGGTCGAGCGCGGCACGGTGCACGGCGTGCTCGGACCGAACGGGGCGGGCAAGACCACGGCGGTGCGCATGCTGGCCACCCTCCTGCGGGCCGACGAGGGGCGCGTGGAGGTCGCGGGGCACGACGCGCGGCGCAGGCCCGACGAGGTGCGCAGGCGCATCGGACTGCTCGGCCAGCACGCCGCGGTGGACGAGGAGCTGAGCGGCCGCCAGAACCTGGACATGTTCGGGCGGCTCCACCACCTGGGCGCCCGCCACGCGCGCGTGCGGGCCGACGAGCTCCTGGAGAGGTTCGGTCTCGCGGACACGGGCCGCAAGGCCGTCAAGCAGTACAGCGGCGGCATGCGGCGCCGCCTGGATCTCGCGGCGTCCCTCGTCACGGACCCCGAGGTGCTCTTCCTGGACGAGCCGACCACGGGCCTCGATCCGCGCGGCCGCGCCGAGGTGTGGGACTCGGTGCGCTCGCTGGTCGGGGGCGGCACCACCGTGCTCCTGACGACGCAGTACCTGGAGGAGGCGGATCAGCTGGCCCACCGCATGTCGGTGATCGACGGGGGCCGGGTCGTCGCTCAGGGCACGGCGGACGACCTCAAGGCGGAGCTCGGCGGCGACCGGATCGACGTCGTGGTCCGGGACGCCACCCAACTGGCGCGTGCGGCCGCCGTGCTGCCTCCGGGCGCCACGGTGGACGCGGACCGCAGGATGGCCTCCGCGCCCGTCACGGACCGCATGGAGGCCCTCACGGCCGTCGTGCGGGGCCTGCGGGACGCCGGCATCGACGCGGAGGACGTGGCGCTGCGCAGGCCCACGCTGGACGAGGTCTTCCTGAGCCTGACGGAACGTACGAAGGAGTCCGTGTGA
- a CDS encoding PadR family transcriptional regulator, translated as MSAIRLLVMGAVRQHGRAHGYQVRNDLEYWGAHEWSNAKPGSIYHALKQLAKQGMLRAHEIAPSTAGGPPRTEYEMTDQGTEEYLSLLRESLTMYDQRPDILTAALGLMVDLPREEVVGLLKERVRRIEEWRTSVTEYYTPEEGPGQLGHIGEIMNYWVHSADTGAEWTRSLISRVEGGAYTFAGEGDPFVGVLADGEENPFASGDRHAGDRR; from the coding sequence ATGTCGGCGATCCGGCTGCTGGTGATGGGGGCCGTGCGCCAGCACGGCCGCGCCCACGGCTATCAGGTCCGCAACGACCTGGAGTACTGGGGCGCCCACGAGTGGTCCAACGCCAAGCCGGGCTCGATCTACCACGCCCTGAAGCAGCTGGCGAAGCAAGGGATGCTGCGCGCGCACGAGATCGCCCCGTCCACGGCCGGCGGCCCGCCGCGCACGGAGTACGAGATGACGGATCAGGGCACGGAGGAGTACCTCTCCCTCCTCCGTGAGTCCCTGACGATGTACGACCAGCGGCCCGACATCCTCACGGCGGCGCTCGGCCTCATGGTCGACCTGCCGCGCGAGGAGGTCGTGGGCCTCCTCAAGGAGCGGGTGCGGCGCATCGAGGAGTGGCGGACGTCCGTCACCGAGTACTACACGCCCGAGGAAGGGCCCGGTCAGCTGGGCCACATCGGCGAGATCATGAACTACTGGGTGCACTCCGCCGACACGGGCGCGGAGTGGACCAGGAGTCTCATCTCGCGCGTGGAGGGCGGCGCGTACACCTTCGCGGGCGAGGGCGATCCCTTTGTGGGCGTGCTCGCGGACGGTGAGGAGAACCCGTTCGCTTCGGGGGACCGGCACGCGGGGGATCGCCGCTAA
- a CDS encoding DinB family protein has product MVTHVSAEAHGDERGALIAFVEAQRGGVRRSVIGLTDEQAKARPSASELTLGGLVKHVAEVELNWLRMAQRKPNEKARTQETWGEGFVLVEGETLAETLAFWDGVARETEAFIREVPSLDDTFPLPDAPWFPKDGAVSMRWLMLHLVEEIGRHAGHADIVRESLDGKTAFELVALEQGYPSQS; this is encoded by the coding sequence ATGGTCACCCACGTCAGCGCGGAAGCCCACGGCGACGAGCGCGGCGCCCTGATCGCCTTCGTGGAGGCGCAGCGCGGCGGTGTCCGGCGCTCGGTCATCGGTCTCACCGACGAGCAGGCGAAGGCCCGCCCGAGCGCCAGCGAGCTGACGCTCGGCGGCCTGGTGAAGCACGTCGCGGAGGTGGAGCTCAACTGGCTCCGCATGGCGCAGCGGAAGCCCAACGAGAAGGCCCGCACGCAGGAGACGTGGGGCGAGGGATTCGTCCTCGTGGAGGGCGAGACGCTCGCGGAGACGCTGGCGTTCTGGGACGGGGTCGCCCGGGAGACCGAGGCGTTCATCCGCGAGGTGCCGAGCCTCGACGACACGTTCCCGCTGCCCGACGCGCCGTGGTTCCCGAAGGACGGCGCCGTGTCGATGCGCTGGCTGATGCTGCACCTGGTCGAGGAGATCGGGCGGCACGCGGGCCACGCCGACATCGTCCGCGAGTCCCTGGACGGGAAGACGGCCTTCGAGCTGGTGGCGCTGGAGCAGGGCTACCCTAGTCAAAGTTGA
- a CDS encoding aldehyde dehydrogenase family protein, giving the protein MSFFTDLAHQYIDGEWKAGSGSWDIIDFNPYDGEKLASITVATADEVDQAYRAAERAQRDWAETNPYTRRAVFERALRIIEDREEEIADAIVAELGGTRLKAAFELHLTKEFLREAVHLALRPEGRVLPSPDEGKENRLYRVPVGVVGVISPFNFPFLLSIKSVAPALALGNAVVLKPHQNAPVLGGSLVAKVFEDAGLPAGLLNVVITDIAEIGDAFLENTVPSVISFTGSDRVGRHVATVCASHFKRSILEMGGNSALIVLDDADIDYAVDAAVFSRFVHQGQVCMAANRILVDRSVQAEFTEKFVDKVASLKVGDPADPATHIGPLINSSQADAVTAVVEQAVAAGAKALLHGRTDGNLVAPSVLTELPDDSPVLTQEIFGPVALLLPFDGEDEAVRIANDTPYGLSGAVHTADTERGVRIAKRVRTGMIHVNDGTVHDEAIVPFGGEKNSGLGRLNGESTVDAFTTQKWISVQHGRARFPF; this is encoded by the coding sequence ATGTCCTTCTTCACCGACCTGGCTCACCAGTACATCGACGGGGAGTGGAAGGCCGGGTCGGGTTCCTGGGACATCATCGACTTCAATCCGTACGACGGGGAGAAGCTGGCGTCCATCACGGTCGCCACGGCGGACGAGGTCGACCAGGCCTACCGCGCGGCCGAGCGGGCGCAGCGGGACTGGGCGGAGACGAACCCCTACACGCGCCGTGCCGTGTTCGAGCGCGCCCTGCGGATCATCGAGGACCGCGAGGAGGAGATCGCCGACGCGATCGTCGCCGAGCTGGGCGGCACCCGGCTCAAGGCCGCCTTCGAGCTCCACCTCACCAAGGAGTTCCTGCGCGAGGCGGTCCATCTCGCGCTGCGCCCCGAGGGCCGCGTCCTGCCCTCCCCGGACGAGGGCAAGGAGAACCGCCTCTACCGCGTCCCGGTCGGCGTGGTGGGCGTCATCAGCCCCTTCAACTTCCCTTTCCTGCTGTCCATCAAGAGCGTCGCCCCCGCGCTCGCCCTCGGCAACGCGGTGGTGCTGAAGCCGCACCAGAACGCCCCGGTCCTCGGCGGCAGCCTGGTCGCGAAGGTCTTCGAGGACGCGGGCCTGCCGGCCGGCCTGCTCAACGTAGTGATCACGGACATAGCCGAGATAGGCGACGCCTTCCTCGAGAACACCGTGCCGAGCGTCATCTCCTTCACCGGCTCGGACCGCGTGGGACGCCATGTCGCGACGGTGTGCGCATCGCACTTCAAGCGCTCGATCCTGGAGATGGGCGGCAACAGCGCACTGATCGTCCTGGACGACGCCGACATCGACTACGCGGTCGACGCGGCGGTCTTCAGCCGCTTCGTGCACCAGGGCCAGGTCTGCATGGCCGCCAACCGCATCCTCGTGGACCGTTCCGTGCAGGCGGAGTTCACCGAGAAGTTCGTCGACAAGGTCGCGAGCCTCAAGGTCGGCGACCCGGCCGACCCCGCCACCCACATCGGCCCGCTCATCAACTCCTCGCAGGCGGACGCCGTCACGGCCGTCGTCGAGCAGGCCGTCGCGGCCGGGGCGAAGGCCCTGCTGCACGGGCGCACCGACGGCAACCTGGTCGCCCCCTCGGTCCTGACCGAACTCCCCGACGACTCCCCGGTCCTCACCCAGGAGATCTTCGGCCCCGTCGCCCTGCTGCTGCCCTTCGACGGCGAGGACGAGGCGGTCCGCATCGCCAACGACACCCCGTACGGCCTGAGCGGCGCCGTGCACACCGCCGACACCGAGCGCGGCGTACGCATCGCCAAGCGCGTCAGGACCGGCATGATCCACGTGAACGACGGCACCGTGCACGACGAGGCGATCGTGCCGTTCGGCGGCGAGAAGAACTCCGGCCTGGGGCGGCTGAACGGCGAGTCGACGGTGGACGCCTTCACCACGCAGAAGTGGATCTCGGTGCAGCACGGCAGGGCGCGCTTCCCCTTCTGA
- a CDS encoding helix-turn-helix domain-containing protein yields the protein MTAGESSGSVVRRILLGSQLRRLRESRGITREAAGYSIRASESKISRMELGRVSFKSRDVEDLLTLYGVTDDAERGALLSLAKEANLTGWWHSYSDVLPGWFQTYIGLEGAASLIRVYEVQFVNGLLQTEAYAHAVVARGMKGASRAEIDRRVALRLERQKLLTSEHAPRFHCVLDEAALRRPYGDREVMRGQIQHLIEISERPNVTLQVMPFSFGGHAGESGAFTMLSFPESDLSDVVYVEQLTGALYLDKAEEVAQYERVVAQLQKDSPDPVGSRDLLRGLLQLT from the coding sequence GTGACCGCAGGGGAGTCGAGCGGCTCGGTGGTACGGCGCATCCTGCTGGGCTCGCAGCTGAGGCGGCTCAGGGAATCCCGCGGCATCACCCGCGAAGCGGCCGGGTACTCCATCCGCGCCTCCGAATCGAAGATCAGCCGCATGGAGTTGGGACGGGTGAGCTTCAAGTCCAGGGATGTCGAGGACCTGCTGACGCTCTACGGCGTCACCGACGACGCCGAGCGCGGCGCACTGCTCTCGCTCGCCAAAGAGGCCAACCTCACGGGCTGGTGGCACAGTTACTCGGACGTCCTGCCCGGCTGGTTCCAGACATACATCGGTCTTGAGGGTGCGGCCTCGCTCATCCGCGTCTACGAAGTCCAGTTCGTGAACGGCCTGTTGCAGACCGAGGCGTACGCGCACGCGGTCGTCGCCCGCGGCATGAAGGGCGCGAGCAGGGCCGAGATCGACCGCCGCGTCGCCCTGCGCCTCGAACGCCAGAAACTCCTCACCTCCGAGCACGCACCCCGCTTCCACTGCGTCCTGGACGAGGCCGCGCTCCGCCGGCCCTACGGCGATCGTGAGGTGATGAGGGGTCAGATCCAGCACCTCATCGAGATCTCCGAGCGCCCCAACGTCACCCTCCAGGTCATGCCGTTCAGCTTCGGCGGGCACGCGGGCGAGAGCGGCGCCTTCACCATGCTGAGCTTCCCGGAGTCCGACCTCTCCGACGTCGTGTACGTGGAACAGCTCACCGGTGCGCTCTACCTCGACAAGGCCGAGGAAGTCGCCCAGTACGAGCGCGTGGTCGCGCAGCTGCAGAAGGACAGTCCCGATCCGGTCGGAAGCCGGGATCTTCTCCGTGGTCTGCTCCAACTCACCTGA
- a CDS encoding ATP-binding protein has translation MGTNGSTMLEPLRQGLPPIDPSAVSDAASVALPARYEAVGSARQFTRKTLGQWDLDERFDDIALVVSELVTNALRHALPADTPRDQQEPPVRLHLMHWAATRLVCAVRDPSDESPVARDTDDDFSAESGRGLFLVDSFSDSWGWHPLAGALRGKVVWALFGLG, from the coding sequence ATGGGGACGAATGGATCGACCATGCTCGAGCCGTTAAGGCAGGGGCTACCTCCGATCGACCCCTCCGCCGTCTCGGACGCGGCCTCCGTAGCCCTCCCCGCCCGCTACGAAGCGGTGGGCAGCGCCCGGCAGTTCACCCGCAAGACGCTGGGCCAGTGGGACCTCGACGAGCGGTTCGACGACATCGCGCTGGTCGTCTCCGAACTCGTCACCAACGCGCTGCGCCACGCGCTGCCCGCCGACACCCCGCGCGACCAACAGGAACCGCCGGTGCGGCTGCACCTCATGCACTGGGCGGCGACGCGGCTCGTGTGCGCGGTGCGCGACCCCAGCGACGAGAGTCCGGTCGCCCGCGACACGGACGACGACTTCTCGGCGGAGTCCGGCCGGGGCCTGTTCCTCGTGGACTCGTTCAGCGACAGCTGGGGCTGGCACCCGCTCGCCGGCGCGCTGCGCGGCAAGGTGGTCTGGGCGCTGTTCGGCCTGGGCTGA
- a CDS encoding DUF397 domain-containing protein yields MHHAFNGMAATELHGVVWQKSRHSNSQGSCVEFAKLPGGDVAVRNSRFPDGPALVYTRAEIEAMLLGMKDGEFDHLIGG; encoded by the coding sequence GTGCACCACGCGTTTAACGGCATGGCGGCCACGGAGCTTCACGGGGTCGTCTGGCAGAAGAGCAGGCACAGCAACTCGCAGGGCTCGTGCGTGGAGTTCGCGAAACTGCCGGGCGGCGACGTCGCCGTGCGCAACTCGCGGTTCCCGGACGGCCCGGCGCTCGTCTATACGCGCGCCGAGATCGAGGCGATGCTGCTGGGGATGAAGGACGGGGAGTTCGACCACCTGATAGGTGGTTGA
- the rpsR gene encoding 30S ribosomal protein S18, which produces MSPRKPVARPRAPKPNPLDVAGITYIDYKDTDLLRKFVSDRGKIRGRRVTRVSARQQRRIAAAIKNAREMALLPYGSPR; this is translated from the coding sequence TTGTCCCCGCGCAAGCCCGTCGCCCGCCCGCGCGCACCGAAGCCCAACCCTCTGGACGTCGCCGGCATCACGTACATCGACTACAAGGACACCGACCTGCTCCGGAAGTTCGTCTCGGATCGCGGCAAGATCCGCGGCCGGCGCGTCACGCGCGTGTCGGCGCGGCAGCAGCGGCGGATCGCCGCGGCGATCAAGAACGCCCGCGAGATGGCGCTGCTGCCGTACGGGTCGCCGAGGTAG
- a CDS encoding CobW family GTP-binding protein, with translation MAPTDPPPMDPPRRMDVVIVGGLHAVARKAAVDELLATVPDSVALHHDLSTAVHGTVVRTVRDTTGVLSTGDAPLVNDCACCALREDLMPELGRLADAGLTRLAVVELWDSVEPKAMAEVVAAHAGDALVIGGVVTAVDPALLLPCLGNGDDLVDVGLAAAPNDRRTVADTWARQLEYAPVLAVAEADGAGPDDEDRALLAQLHPTARRVPVGRGELAAAALAGFDVEAAAAAQHPACALLPAEADACGVATFVWRRERPFHPERLYDALEDLTCAAARSRGRFWLADHPDTLLGWDAAGGALSVESAGPWLASLPDAAWEMVPPVRRAAAALDWHPEHGDRCNHLVFTSPGLDRDGLAQVLESCLLTDEEYAAGRDAWKHLPPAFDTLLEV, from the coding sequence ATGGCGCCCACGGACCCGCCGCCCATGGACCCGCCGCGCCGCATGGACGTCGTGATCGTCGGCGGTCTGCACGCGGTCGCCCGCAAGGCGGCCGTCGACGAGCTCCTGGCCACCGTCCCCGACAGCGTGGCCCTCCACCACGACCTGTCGACCGCCGTGCACGGCACCGTCGTCCGCACGGTCCGCGACACCACCGGCGTGCTCTCCACCGGCGACGCGCCCCTGGTCAACGACTGTGCGTGCTGCGCGCTCCGCGAGGACCTGATGCCCGAGCTCGGCCGCCTCGCGGACGCGGGCCTCACCCGGCTCGCGGTCGTCGAACTGTGGGACTCGGTCGAGCCCAAGGCGATGGCCGAGGTCGTCGCCGCGCACGCCGGTGACGCCCTCGTCATCGGCGGCGTCGTCACGGCCGTCGACCCGGCCCTGCTGCTGCCCTGCCTCGGCAACGGCGACGACCTCGTCGACGTCGGACTCGCCGCCGCCCCGAACGACCGGCGCACCGTCGCCGACACGTGGGCGCGCCAACTGGAGTACGCGCCCGTGCTCGCCGTGGCAGAGGCCGATGGCGCCGGACCCGACGACGAGGACCGTGCCCTGCTCGCCCAGCTCCACCCGACGGCGCGGCGCGTGCCGGTCGGGCGGGGGGAGCTGGCCGCGGCCGCCCTCGCCGGATTCGACGTCGAGGCCGCCGCCGCGGCGCAGCACCCCGCCTGCGCGCTGCTGCCGGCCGAGGCCGACGCGTGCGGGGTCGCGACGTTCGTGTGGCGCAGGGAGCGGCCGTTCCACCCGGAGCGGCTGTACGACGCCCTGGAGGATCTGACCTGTGCGGCAGCCCGCAGCAGGGGCAGGTTCTGGCTGGCCGACCACCCGGACACGCTGCTCGGCTGGGACGCGGCGGGCGGCGCGCTCTCCGTCGAGAGCGCGGGGCCGTGGCTGGCCTCGCTGCCGGACGCGGCGTGGGAGATGGTCCCGCCGGTGCGACGGGCGGCCGCCGCCCTCGACTGGCATCCGGAACACGGCGACCGCTGCAACCACCTGGTGTTCACCTCGCCGGGCCTGGACCGCGACGGGCTCGCCCAGGTCCTGGAGTCCTGCCTGCTGACGGACGAGGAGTACGCCGCCGGGCGCGACGCCTGGAAACACCTGCCCCCCGCCTTCGACACCCTCCTGGAGGTCTGA
- a CDS encoding type B 50S ribosomal protein L31 — protein sequence MRKDIHPPYGPVVFRDKAAGFAFLTRSTAAGSETATGGRTIEWEDGRTYPVIDVEVSSASHPFYTGTSRVMDTAGRVERFERRFGKR from the coding sequence ATGCGCAAGGACATCCACCCCCCGTACGGCCCCGTCGTCTTCCGCGACAAGGCCGCGGGCTTCGCCTTCCTCACCCGCTCGACGGCGGCGGGGAGCGAGACCGCCACCGGCGGCAGGACGATCGAGTGGGAGGACGGTCGTACGTACCCCGTCATCGACGTCGAGGTCTCGTCCGCGAGCCACCCCTTCTACACGGGCACGTCCCGCGTGATGGACACGGCGGGCCGCGTCGAGCGCTTCGAGCGCCGGTTCGGCAAGCGCTGA
- the rpmG gene encoding 50S ribosomal protein L33, translating into MARNELRPVIKLRSTAGTGYTYVTRKNRRNDPDRLTIRKYDPMARRHVDFREER; encoded by the coding sequence ATGGCCCGCAACGAACTCCGCCCCGTGATCAAGCTCCGCTCCACAGCGGGGACCGGCTACACGTACGTCACCCGCAAGAACCGGCGGAACGACCCCGACCGCCTCACCATCCGCAAGTACGACCCGATGGCCCGCCGCCACGTCGACTTCCGAGAGGAGCGCTGA
- the rpmB gene encoding 50S ribosomal protein L28, whose product MSAHCQLTGAEPRFGNNISHSHRRTSRRFDPNVQRKRYWLPSEGRHVRLRLSTKGIRTVDRIGIEAAVARIRARGVRV is encoded by the coding sequence TTGTCCGCCCACTGCCAGCTGACCGGAGCGGAACCCCGCTTCGGCAACAACATCTCCCACTCCCACAGGCGTACGTCGCGCCGCTTCGACCCCAACGTCCAGCGCAAGCGGTACTGGCTGCCGAGCGAGGGCCGGCACGTCCGGCTGCGGCTCAGCACGAAGGGGATCAGGACCGTCGACCGCATCGGGATCGAGGCGGCCGTCGCCAGGATCCGTGCGCGCGGGGTGAGGGTCTGA
- the rpsN gene encoding 30S ribosomal protein S14: MAKKSKIAKNEQRRVIVARYAARRAELKELIRRPDTPDAERRAARQELARQPRDASPTRVRNRDSVDGRPRGYVGAFGLSRVRLREQAHAGFLPGVRKSSW, translated from the coding sequence ATGGCCAAGAAGAGCAAGATCGCGAAGAACGAGCAGCGGCGCGTGATCGTCGCGCGGTACGCGGCGAGGCGTGCGGAGCTGAAGGAACTCATCCGCAGGCCGGACACTCCGGATGCCGAACGACGGGCTGCCCGGCAGGAGTTGGCGCGCCAGCCGCGGGACGCGAGTCCGACACGGGTACGGAACCGGGACAGCGTCGACGGCCGCCCGCGCGGATACGTGGGGGCGTTCGGGCTGTCGAGGGTGAGGCTGCGTGAGCAAGCGCACGCCGGATTTCTCCCCGGGGTACGCAAGTCGTCCTGGTAG